From Sulfurovum xiamenensis, a single genomic window includes:
- the glgA gene encoding glycogen synthase GlgA, whose product MDKFNILLAASEVVPFAKSGGLADVSGALPKALRAFGHDVRVVMPRYYIVDKEKYGLKALEGSLGVPMGSMAEAWATVYEGVLPGSDVPIYFIEHEGFFGRKGLYDEDGRGYDDNDNRFIFFSKAVMQLAKKLHLKPDVIHVNDWHTAAIPVLLNTTYAFDPDFQYTGSLLTIHNMQHQGKFYKGGMDVLGVGWEHFNADELEEFDGINLLKGGIVHADAINAVSQKYAQEIRTPEFGWGLDRLIDAKAYKLYGILNGIDYEEWSPAVDSFIPATFDLDDLSGKALCKSALQKEFDLPQRDEVPLIGLVGRLVEQKGITLLSAAMDELMKLDIQIVLLGTGEKWAENFFSECTAKYPEKFACYIGYRNDIAHKIEAGSDMFLMPSLFEPCGLNQIYSLRYGTLPIVHATGGLDDTIENYDSVHESGTGFKFYNATPEALIGTVQWAVNTWYQDRSGFEKLQHNAMLKRFNWEEAAQGYEDLYRHIMQGRLKNKEHK is encoded by the coding sequence GTGGATAAATTCAATATCTTACTAGCAGCTTCTGAAGTGGTGCCTTTTGCTAAGAGCGGCGGTCTGGCAGATGTCTCCGGAGCACTTCCAAAAGCACTTCGTGCTTTTGGACATGATGTCCGTGTGGTAATGCCCCGCTACTATATTGTAGACAAGGAAAAGTATGGTTTGAAAGCACTTGAAGGTTCCTTAGGGGTTCCAATGGGAAGTATGGCTGAAGCATGGGCAACTGTATATGAGGGTGTCTTGCCGGGAAGTGATGTACCTATTTACTTCATAGAGCATGAAGGGTTTTTCGGAAGAAAAGGGTTGTATGATGAAGATGGCAGAGGCTATGATGACAATGACAATCGCTTCATTTTCTTCTCCAAGGCAGTCATGCAGTTAGCCAAAAAGCTGCATCTCAAACCAGATGTTATCCATGTCAATGACTGGCATACGGCAGCCATACCTGTCTTGCTCAACACTACGTATGCTTTTGATCCTGATTTTCAATACACAGGCTCGCTTTTGACCATCCATAATATGCAGCACCAGGGTAAATTTTATAAAGGTGGGATGGATGTGTTGGGTGTAGGATGGGAGCACTTTAATGCAGATGAACTTGAAGAGTTTGACGGCATCAATCTGCTCAAAGGCGGTATCGTACATGCAGATGCCATCAATGCGGTGAGTCAGAAATATGCGCAGGAGATACGTACACCTGAGTTTGGATGGGGATTGGACAGGCTTATTGATGCAAAGGCGTATAAACTCTACGGTATCCTGAACGGGATAGATTATGAAGAGTGGAGCCCGGCAGTAGATAGCTTCATCCCTGCAACCTTTGATCTTGATGATCTATCGGGGAAAGCACTCTGTAAATCAGCATTGCAAAAAGAGTTCGATCTTCCACAGAGAGACGAAGTACCGCTCATAGGTCTGGTTGGCCGTCTAGTGGAACAAAAAGGCATCACCTTGCTCAGTGCTGCTATGGATGAATTAATGAAACTGGACATTCAGATCGTACTCTTGGGTACCGGAGAGAAGTGGGCAGAGAACTTTTTCTCGGAATGTACCGCCAAATATCCTGAAAAGTTCGCCTGTTATATCGGATACCGCAATGATATCGCCCATAAAATAGAAGCAGGCAGTGATATGTTCCTTATGCCTTCACTTTTTGAACCTTGTGGACTTAATCAGATCTACAGTTTGCGTTATGGGACCCTGCCTATTGTACATGCGACCGGAGGGCTGGATGATACCATAGAGAATTATGACAGTGTGCATGAAAGCGGCACAGGATTTAAGTTTTACAATGCAACACCCGAGGCACTGATAGGGACTGTACAATGGGCAGTCAATACCTGGTATCAGGATAGATCGGGATTTGAAAAACTCCAGCATAATGCCATGCTAAAGCGTTTTAACTGGGAAGAAGCGGCACAGGGTTATGAAGACCTCTATCGTCATATCATGCAGGGTCGCCTTAAAAACAAGGAGCACAAATGA
- the pgm gene encoding phosphoglucomutase (alpha-D-glucose-1,6-bisphosphate-dependent), whose translation MSLHAYAGKLAPKSILVNVPELISDYYTKIPDTKDRAQCISFGTSGHRGSSLRKSFNEMHILAVTQAVCDYRKKEGIEGRLFMGMDTHALSYPAQLTAIEVLAANEVDLYIAKDFGYTPTPVISHAILTHNAKGGPLCDGIVITPSHNPPSDGGFKYNPPHGGPADTDVTDWIETRANEILENDLKDVKKIPLEEALKAQNLTHYDYVTPYVEDLENVIDMDTIAASGILIGADAMGGSGVAYYAAIKARYGLNMEVFHDTLDSTFSFMHCDKDGKIRMDCSSPYAMAGLVALKEKYDIAFGNDTDFDRHGIVTKSVGLMNPNHYLSVAINYLTQNRLEWNSGLGIGKTLVSSSMIDRVANDLQKDVIEVPVGFKWFVDGLINGSIFFGGEESAGASFLRKDGSVWSTDKDGIIMTLLAAEILAVTGKDPGVHYQELTQKFGAPIYARIDAPADEQQRSILKKLSPDDVKEEVLAGEPIEAILTNAPGNGAAIGGLKVVAKNGWFALRPSGTEPIYKIYAESFIDEAHLKLIQQEAQAMVSKLF comes from the coding sequence TCTTGTAAATGTTCCTGAACTCATCAGTGATTACTATACTAAGATTCCCGATACAAAAGACAGAGCCCAGTGTATCAGCTTCGGAACCTCTGGGCACCGTGGTTCTTCACTGCGTAAAAGCTTTAACGAGATGCATATCCTTGCTGTAACACAAGCCGTCTGTGACTACCGTAAAAAAGAAGGTATAGAGGGGAGACTCTTTATGGGTATGGATACCCATGCACTCTCTTATCCGGCACAGCTCACTGCCATTGAAGTCTTGGCAGCCAATGAGGTCGATCTCTATATCGCCAAAGATTTCGGCTATACACCCACACCTGTCATATCCCATGCTATTTTGACACACAATGCAAAAGGCGGACCGCTCTGTGACGGTATCGTGATCACTCCTTCACACAACCCGCCGTCAGACGGAGGTTTTAAGTACAATCCTCCCCATGGCGGACCCGCAGATACCGATGTCACAGACTGGATCGAAACAAGAGCCAATGAAATTCTGGAAAATGACCTGAAAGATGTCAAAAAAATCCCCCTTGAAGAGGCGTTAAAAGCACAAAATCTCACCCACTACGACTATGTGACCCCTTATGTAGAGGATCTTGAAAATGTGATAGATATGGATACCATTGCTGCTTCAGGTATTCTCATTGGGGCAGATGCCATGGGTGGTTCTGGTGTGGCATACTATGCAGCGATCAAAGCGCGTTACGGACTCAACATGGAAGTGTTTCACGATACGCTGGACTCTACATTCTCCTTTATGCACTGCGACAAGGATGGCAAGATACGTATGGATTGTTCTTCCCCTTATGCTATGGCAGGACTGGTTGCGCTTAAAGAGAAGTATGACATTGCCTTTGGGAACGATACGGATTTTGACCGTCACGGTATTGTCACAAAAAGTGTCGGTCTCATGAACCCCAATCACTACCTCAGTGTCGCCATCAACTACCTGACACAAAACCGCCTGGAGTGGAACAGTGGTCTGGGTATAGGGAAAACACTCGTAAGCAGCTCTATGATCGACCGTGTCGCCAATGACCTGCAAAAAGATGTGATCGAAGTACCAGTCGGATTTAAGTGGTTCGTAGATGGTCTGATCAACGGTTCTATCTTCTTCGGTGGAGAAGAGAGTGCGGGTGCCAGCTTCTTACGTAAAGACGGTTCGGTGTGGAGTACCGACAAGGATGGTATCATCATGACGCTTCTGGCCGCAGAGATCTTGGCCGTGACAGGGAAGGACCCCGGTGTGCATTATCAAGAGTTGACCCAAAAGTTCGGGGCTCCCATCTACGCCCGTATCGATGCACCTGCAGATGAGCAGCAGCGAAGTATCCTTAAAAAACTCTCTCCGGATGATGTAAAGGAAGAAGTACTTGCCGGTGAGCCGATCGAAGCGATATTGACCAATGCACCGGGTAACGGTGCTGCCATAGGCGGTCTGAAAGTCGTAGCAAAGAACGGATGGTTCGCACTGCGTCCGTCAGGAACCGAACCGATCTACAAGATCTATGCCGAGAGTTTCATCGATGAAGCGCATCTCAAACTGATACAGCAAGAAGCACAGGCCATGGTCAGTAAACTGTTTTAA
- the glgB gene encoding 1,4-alpha-glucan branching protein GlgB codes for MTHAMHYNVSRLSDLDIYLFKEGNHTKLYEKFGAHKMHHEGVDGIHFAVWAPNAQSVSVRGDFNDYATESHPLKLREDDSGIWEGFIEGVEEGLTYKYHIVSKFHHIVHDKSDPFAFFSEKPSKSASCIWSVDGYDWQDDTWMKTRHKVNAYDAPVAVYEMHLGSWKRKVEEGNRYLSYRELAVELLAYLKQMHYTHVEFMPLTEYPYFGSWGYQVTGYFSATARFGEPHDLMYLIDVLHQNGFGVIMDWVPSHFAVDMHGLVNFDGTALYEHEDPQKGFHPEWGSYIFNYGRNEVKSFLISSAMFWLDKYHIDGIRVDAVASMLYLNYARKEGEWTPNVNGGNENLEAVAFLRKLNESLYGEFSDIMMIAEESTAWPMVTRPTSIGGLGFGFKWNMGWMHDTLKYMSFDPIHRQHHHHQLTFSLWYAFDEHFMLPLSHDEVVHMKGSLINKMPGNTNQKFANLRAMYAYMMAHPGKKLLFMGGDIAQYSEWNFEESIDWHLLDDPYHARLQKMLSDLNLIYRNERALYQHDEKHIGFEWIDDGDYQHNCISFMRKSDLPDETVYIVCNFADETWENYKIGVPCEGEYVEIFNSQSSCYEGWNIGNTEAITSIKETMHGREYSITLTLPPLGVIYLKKV; via the coding sequence ATGACACATGCTATGCATTACAATGTCTCAAGATTGAGTGATCTTGATATCTATCTCTTCAAAGAGGGGAACCATACGAAACTCTATGAAAAATTCGGTGCGCATAAAATGCATCACGAAGGTGTGGATGGCATACACTTTGCTGTGTGGGCACCCAATGCACAGAGTGTAAGTGTACGTGGTGACTTTAATGACTATGCCACAGAGTCACATCCTCTTAAACTGCGGGAAGATGACTCTGGCATATGGGAGGGGTTTATTGAAGGTGTGGAAGAGGGCTTGACCTATAAGTACCACATCGTCTCGAAGTTTCATCATATTGTTCATGACAAGAGCGATCCTTTTGCTTTTTTCTCTGAGAAACCTTCCAAATCGGCTTCCTGTATATGGAGTGTGGATGGGTATGACTGGCAGGATGATACGTGGATGAAGACACGCCATAAAGTCAATGCATATGATGCACCGGTCGCTGTGTATGAAATGCATCTTGGTTCATGGAAGCGGAAAGTAGAAGAGGGGAATCGCTATCTCAGCTACAGGGAACTGGCTGTAGAACTTCTGGCGTATCTCAAACAGATGCACTATACCCATGTGGAGTTCATGCCTTTGACAGAGTATCCCTATTTTGGTTCATGGGGGTATCAGGTGACAGGTTATTTTTCCGCTACGGCACGTTTTGGTGAGCCTCATGACCTGATGTATCTTATCGATGTGCTGCATCAGAACGGATTTGGTGTCATTATGGACTGGGTACCTTCGCATTTTGCTGTAGATATGCACGGACTTGTCAATTTTGACGGTACGGCACTCTATGAACATGAAGACCCGCAAAAGGGTTTTCACCCTGAATGGGGAAGTTATATCTTTAACTATGGACGTAACGAGGTAAAGTCATTTCTCATCTCATCAGCGATGTTCTGGCTGGACAAATACCACATTGACGGTATACGCGTGGATGCGGTGGCTTCCATGCTCTATCTGAACTATGCGAGAAAAGAGGGGGAGTGGACACCCAATGTCAACGGGGGAAATGAAAACCTTGAAGCGGTTGCCTTTTTACGTAAACTTAATGAGAGTCTTTATGGTGAATTCTCTGATATTATGATGATCGCTGAAGAGTCCACGGCATGGCCAATGGTCACACGGCCTACGAGTATCGGCGGTCTTGGGTTCGGGTTTAAATGGAATATGGGTTGGATGCATGATACGCTGAAGTACATGAGTTTTGATCCCATACATCGTCAGCATCATCACCATCAGCTCACTTTCAGCCTATGGTATGCGTTTGATGAGCATTTTATGTTGCCTTTGAGTCACGATGAAGTGGTACATATGAAAGGTTCCCTGATCAACAAGATGCCTGGTAACACCAATCAAAAATTCGCCAACCTGCGTGCCATGTATGCCTATATGATGGCACATCCGGGTAAAAAACTTCTTTTTATGGGAGGGGATATCGCCCAGTACAGTGAGTGGAATTTCGAAGAGAGCATCGATTGGCATCTTCTTGATGATCCCTATCATGCCAGACTGCAAAAGATGCTGAGTGATCTTAATCTGATCTATCGTAATGAGCGTGCGTTGTACCAGCACGATGAAAAGCATATTGGGTTTGAGTGGATAGACGATGGCGACTATCAGCATAACTGCATCAGTTTCATGCGTAAGAGTGATCTCCCTGATGAGACGGTGTATATCGTGTGCAATTTTGCAGATGAGACATGGGAAAACTATAAAATAGGTGTACCCTGTGAAGGTGAGTATGTTGAGATCTTTAATTCCCAGTCAAGTTGTTATGAGGGGTGGAATATCGGTAATACAGAAGCGATTACATCGATCAAAGAAACAATGCACGGACGTGAATATTCGATCACACTGACACTGCCGCCTTTGGGAGTGATCTATCTGAAAAAAGTATAA